One Bacteroidota bacterium DNA window includes the following coding sequences:
- a CDS encoding PKD domain-containing protein: MNRFSVIFFLLLCICYSSLYTNHSFAQGTAINASGNPPDPSAGLDISFNNKGLLIPRMSDTERNAIINPANGLIIFNTTTGCLNYYNTGNWYQWCGTCIPPSAPAVSGNSPICAGDSLKLFAATIPNVTYNWTGPNGFTSSLQNPIIPNAGTANAGVYNCTSGINGCYSSVSSTTAVINTIPVSQFTWSPLPAVFNSDVTFSPTTTGASYAWTFQNGTPLTSTAQNPLVQWANTGSYNVVLVVSNNGCSSTTTNSVAITSCTHGTQTFSYTGNMQSFTVPGICGTTIDIEVWGARGGNASNQNAAGGLGARMKGTFTVTSGQLLNILVGQSGADASCTAGGGGGTFVVSNNVLLIAAGGGGGGGTYNNTPSSVKDGTANNNGNTGYNGNTLTQNAGGGGSGGNGGGCVTGSGGGGAGYSGNGSTCNAQGGNSYINGGAGGAVGSLGGNTAGAGGYGGGGGSECYWDGAGGGGGYSGGGGGYYYGAGGGGGSYNSGTNQSNASGVQSGNGQVTITW; this comes from the coding sequence ATGAACCGTTTCAGCGTAATCTTTTTTTTGTTATTATGCATTTGTTATTCTTCACTGTACACTAATCATTCTTTTGCACAAGGAACTGCTATTAATGCAAGCGGTAATCCGCCTGATCCTTCGGCAGGTCTTGATATTAGCTTTAATAACAAAGGGTTGCTGATACCGCGAATGAGCGATACAGAGCGTAATGCGATAATCAATCCGGCAAACGGGCTAATTATTTTTAATACGACTACCGGGTGCTTGAACTATTATAACACTGGTAACTGGTATCAGTGGTGCGGTACCTGTATACCTCCATCTGCGCCTGCTGTATCCGGTAATTCTCCGATTTGCGCCGGTGATTCTCTTAAACTTTTTGCTGCCACTATTCCTAATGTGACCTACAATTGGACCGGTCCAAACGGTTTTACGTCGTCATTACAAAATCCCATTATTCCTAACGCGGGCACTGCAAATGCCGGCGTCTACAATTGTACTTCGGGCATAAACGGATGTTATAGCAGTGTATCAAGCACTACAGCAGTAATCAATACGATTCCAGTCTCACAATTCACCTGGTCGCCCTTGCCGGCAGTATTCAATTCAGATGTTACATTTTCACCAACTACAACCGGTGCATCATACGCATGGACATTCCAAAATGGCACACCTCTCACAAGCACGGCGCAAAACCCTTTGGTACAATGGGCAAATACCGGCAGCTATAATGTTGTACTCGTTGTTTCAAACAACGGCTGTTCTTCTACAACTACAAATTCAGTAGCAATAACAAGCTGCACGCATGGCACACAGACATTTTCTTACACAGGGAATATGCAATCATTTACAGTTCCCGGCATTTGTGGGACGACTATCGATATTGAGGTTTGGGGTGCGCGGGGTGGTAATGCCTCAAATCAGAATGCTGCTGGTGGTCTTGGTGCAAGAATGAAAGGGACATTTACAGTAACTTCCGGGCAATTGCTTAATATTCTTGTTGGCCAGTCAGGTGCCGATGCAAGTTGCACTGCCGGTGGTGGTGGCGGTACTTTTGTTGTATCAAACAATGTCCTTCTTATTGCAGCAGGCGGTGGTGGTGGCGGAGGAACCTATAATAACACCCCGTCAAGTGTGAAGGATGGCACGGCGAATAATAACGGGAATACGGGGTATAATGGAAATACCTTAACGCAAAATGCGGGGGGCGGTGGAAGCGGAGGCAATGGAGGCGGTTGTGTAACCGGAAGTGGTGGTGGCGGTGCAGGATATTCCGGAAACGGATCAACTTGTAACGCCCAAGGTGGTAACTCCTATATCAATGGTGGGGCAGGCGGCGCGGTTGGTTCCCTTGGTGGTAATACAGCAGGAGCGGGCGGCTATGGTGGTGGTGGTGGTTCAGAGTGCTACTGGGATGGAGCCGGCGGCGGCGGTGGATATTCGGGTGGCGGCGGTGGTTACTATTATGGAGCCGGCGGTGGCGGCGGATCATATAATTCAGGCACTAACCAATCAAATGCTTCCGGTGTCCAAAGCGGCAACGGGCAGGTGACAATAACCTGGTAG
- a CDS encoding glycine-rich protein — MTRVKPFFLFLTCICYFSLFSFHSFAQGTAINATGNPPDPSAGLDISFNDKGVLIPRMSEIDRNAIVNPASGLMIFNTTTNCFNFYKNSGWFEFCGNCISPAQAISGSNSPVCSGDTLKLTASSVPNASYLWTGPGGFSSTLQNPKIPNAQLTGSGIYSVATSANGCSGIPTTTYVNVIQSPLGSFTFSPASPAIVSNVTFTPTVSGTSYAWTFQGGTPATSTAQNPVVQWSTSGTFNVSLQVSQNGCNSTTVVNTITVTACVHGNITFSYTGAVQTWTVPANICSPVTIECWGAEGGGAGCQSWPVASGGQGGYSIGQRNVVTGETYNIYVGGAGKHCNNGSNAGGWNGGGPGWTNYAGSGGGASDVRTTAGTLYDRIIVAGGGGGAGFVSGYGYNGAAGGGLTGADGGSCSSVKGGGGTQTAAGCCLYGTAAFGVGGGVPGGESGGGSGWYGGGSGNGTPGGGGSGYIGGVINGTTQQGGRTGNGQVTITW; from the coding sequence ATGACTCGCGTAAAACCATTCTTCCTGTTTTTAACATGCATTTGTTATTTTTCATTGTTCAGTTTTCATTCTTTTGCACAAGGAACAGCTATTAATGCAACCGGTAATCCGCCTGATCCTTCGGCAGGTCTTGATATTAGTTTTAATGACAAAGGTGTGCTGATACCGCGAATGAGTGAAATTGATCGCAATGCAATCGTGAATCCTGCGTCGGGACTTATGATATTTAATACGACAACGAATTGTTTCAATTTTTATAAAAATTCCGGGTGGTTCGAATTCTGCGGTAACTGCATTTCGCCGGCTCAGGCAATTTCGGGCAGCAATTCTCCGGTGTGCTCAGGCGATACCTTAAAGCTTACCGCAAGCAGTGTACCGAATGCTTCGTATTTATGGACAGGACCGGGAGGATTCAGTTCCACATTACAAAACCCTAAGATTCCGAATGCTCAACTAACCGGAAGTGGTATCTACAGTGTCGCAACATCTGCTAACGGTTGTTCCGGTATTCCTACCACTACTTACGTGAACGTTATACAATCGCCTCTGGGCTCTTTTACATTTTCACCTGCAAGTCCCGCCATTGTTTCAAATGTAACGTTTACACCTACCGTAAGCGGAACATCTTATGCATGGACGTTTCAAGGTGGAACTCCGGCTACCAGTACTGCCCAGAATCCGGTGGTACAGTGGAGCACAAGCGGCACTTTCAATGTGAGTCTGCAGGTTAGTCAGAACGGCTGCAATTCTACAACAGTAGTGAATACAATTACCGTTACTGCCTGCGTTCATGGAAATATTACGTTTAGTTATACGGGGGCAGTTCAAACCTGGACGGTTCCTGCCAATATTTGCTCACCCGTTACAATCGAATGCTGGGGTGCAGAAGGCGGTGGCGCCGGTTGTCAGTCATGGCCCGTAGCATCCGGTGGACAGGGTGGCTACAGTATTGGTCAGAGGAATGTTGTCACAGGTGAAACGTATAATATCTATGTTGGAGGAGCCGGAAAACACTGTAACAACGGTAGTAATGCCGGTGGGTGGAATGGTGGTGGCCCCGGTTGGACCAATTATGCCGGAAGTGGTGGCGGCGCTTCTGATGTGCGCACTACTGCCGGAACATTATATGACCGTATTATCGTGGCCGGCGGTGGCGGTGGCGCAGGATTCGTAAGCGGTTATGGCTACAATGGCGCTGCAGGCGGTGGTTTGACAGGCGCTGACGGTGGCTCATGTTCATCGGTGAAAGGCGGTGGTGGAACTCAAACGGCTGCCGGTTGTTGCCTTTATGGTACAGCTGCATTTGGCGTTGGGGGCGGTGTGCCCGGTGGCGAAAGCGGTGGTGGCAGCGGATGGTACGGCGGCGGATCCGGAAACGGAACTCCGGGTGGTGGTGGCAGCGGCTATATTGGCGGAGTTATCAACGGCACGACCCAGCAGGGAGGCAGAACAGGCAACGGGCAGGTGACCATAACCTGGTAA
- the miaA gene encoding tRNA (adenosine(37)-N6)-dimethylallyltransferase MiaA, with protein sequence MMAGSMITILGPTASGKTTVAAKLAALIDGEVISADSRQVYRGMDLGTGKDYDDYTVDGIRIPYYLVDIRDAGYEYSIFEFRRDFLNAYKDILTREKRPVLCGGSGMYLETVLGGYAMADVPNNAMLRQSLASMSDEALIAHLSSLKKLHSTTDTSDRERMYRAIEIEEFHHAHPEKVKRQPGIESTIFGIGRNRNVLRERITKRLQQRLDNGMIDEVRTLLNSGLAPARLKTYGLEYKYLTMFVNGEIEFDEMFRLLNTAIHQFAKRQMTWFRRMERNGYLIHWLDGSLPADELASQIISISGIK encoded by the coding sequence ATGATGGCAGGTAGTATGATAACTATTCTTGGTCCTACCGCCAGTGGAAAAACCACGGTAGCCGCTAAGCTTGCAGCACTTATTGACGGTGAAGTTATCAGTGCAGATTCGAGGCAGGTATATCGTGGTATGGATTTGGGCACGGGAAAAGACTATGATGATTATACTGTTGACGGAATCAGAATTCCTTACTATCTGGTCGATATCCGCGATGCAGGTTATGAATACTCTATCTTTGAATTCCGGCGCGATTTTCTGAATGCTTATAAAGATATCCTTACCCGGGAAAAACGCCCTGTATTATGCGGAGGCAGCGGTATGTACCTCGAAACCGTATTGGGTGGTTACGCCATGGCCGATGTACCAAACAATGCAATGTTGAGGCAAAGCCTGGCTTCCATGAGCGATGAAGCACTCATTGCTCATCTTTCATCATTAAAAAAGCTGCACAGCACTACAGATACTTCCGACCGCGAACGCATGTACCGCGCCATCGAGATTGAAGAATTTCACCATGCACATCCCGAAAAGGTAAAACGACAGCCGGGAATAGAATCAACAATATTCGGTATCGGCCGGAACAGAAATGTTCTGCGCGAACGCATCACAAAAAGACTGCAGCAAAGGCTTGATAATGGAATGATTGATGAAGTGCGCACACTGCTTAATTCAGGCCTTGCCCCTGCCCGGCTGAAAACTTACGGTCTGGAATATAAATATCTCACAATGTTTGTGAACGGGGAAATAGAATTTGATGAAATGTTCCGACTGCTCAACACCGCCATTCACCAGTTTGCCAAGAGGCAGATGACGTGGTTCCGCCGCATGGAACGCAACGGTTACCTCATTCATTGGCTTGATGGCTCCCTTCCCGCTGATGAGCTGGCTTCGCAGATAATTTCAATATCAGGAATAAAATAA
- a CDS encoding glycosyltransferase, translating into MIKPVKIYVALPVMEEFDYLPQCIDAIRAQDYRNFEVIICLNQPDEWYTLPEKKHVCVDNLKTLGYLRQVKDFDLKVIDRSSPGKGWKGKRSGVGWARKTAMDEIAEVAEDRDIILCLDADTIFPENYFSSVVNTFTENPHISALSVPYFHRLTGDETLDRAMLHYEIYMRNYALNMLRIKSPYAFTAIGSAMATTAKVYRAVKGIAPKPSGEDFYFLMKLRKHGKVISHNPVKVYPATRYSDRVFFGTGPALIKGVQGDWESYPMYHYYYFDEVAETTDAFGTLFEKEVPTPMTLFLQRILKEDILWKPLRKNHKTKERFIRACHEKVDALRILQFLKYRQRLKHSSDEVNLREFLYTFYAPELRAARIALADLDFNKSSIEYLDKLRRMMMEIEETVHSGKRT; encoded by the coding sequence ATGATTAAGCCAGTTAAAATATATGTTGCCCTGCCGGTGATGGAGGAATTCGATTACCTGCCTCAATGTATCGATGCAATTCGCGCACAGGATTATCGGAACTTTGAAGTTATTATCTGTCTGAATCAACCCGACGAATGGTACACGCTGCCCGAGAAAAAACACGTTTGCGTTGATAACTTAAAAACGCTGGGGTATCTGAGGCAGGTTAAGGATTTTGATCTTAAGGTGATAGACCGGTCATCGCCGGGAAAAGGATGGAAAGGCAAACGCAGCGGTGTTGGCTGGGCGCGGAAAACGGCCATGGATGAAATTGCCGAAGTTGCCGAAGACCGTGATATCATTCTATGCCTTGATGCAGACACGATATTTCCGGAAAATTATTTTTCATCTGTTGTAAATACTTTTACTGAAAACCCTCATATCTCAGCACTTTCTGTTCCTTATTTTCATCGCCTTACGGGAGATGAAACGCTTGACCGCGCCATGCTGCACTACGAGATTTATATGCGCAATTATGCACTCAATATGCTGCGCATCAAGAGCCCATATGCGTTTACCGCGATAGGCTCCGCCATGGCAACAACAGCAAAGGTTTACCGCGCGGTGAAAGGTATTGCACCAAAACCGTCGGGCGAAGATTTCTATTTTTTGATGAAATTGCGTAAACATGGTAAAGTGATTAGCCATAATCCTGTAAAGGTATATCCTGCAACACGCTACAGCGACAGGGTTTTCTTCGGTACAGGTCCTGCGCTTATTAAAGGTGTTCAGGGTGATTGGGAAAGTTATCCGATGTATCATTATTATTATTTTGATGAAGTTGCAGAGACCACAGATGCATTCGGAACCTTATTCGAAAAAGAGGTTCCAACTCCTATGACTTTGTTTCTCCAGCGAATTCTAAAAGAAGATATCTTGTGGAAGCCGCTTCGTAAAAATCATAAGACAAAAGAACGCTTTATCAGAGCATGCCATGAAAAGGTTGATGCCTTGCGGATATTGCAGTTTTTGAAATACCGTCAACGACTTAAACATTCTTCTGATGAAGTCAACTTAAGAGAATTCCTCTACACTTTCTATGCACCTGAACTCCGTGCTGCCCGTATTGCCCTTGCTGACCTCGATTTCAATAAGTCTTCTATAGAATATCTTGATAAACTGCGACGGATGATGATGGAAATTGAAGAAACCGTTCATTCCGGAAAACGCACCTAA
- the sucD gene encoding succinate--CoA ligase subunit alpha, with product MSILVNKDSRIVVQGFTGSEGTYHATQMIEYGTKVIGGVTPGKGGQLHIDLPVFNTVQEAVDKAGANVSIIFVPPAFAADAIMEAADAGIGVIICITEGIPVQDMINVKEFLLDKKSRLIGPNCPGIITPGEAKVGIMPGFIHKPGKVGIVSRSGTLTYEAVDQLTRLGLGQSTAIGIGGDPIIGTTTKDAVMLFMEDPQTEGIVLIGEIGGNMEADAAEWIKYNSKKPVVSFIAGATAPKGRTMGHAGAIVGGKADTAEAKKEILRDAGVYVVDSPADIGKKMLELLNGK from the coding sequence ATGAGCATATTAGTTAATAAAGATTCGAGGATTGTAGTGCAGGGTTTTACCGGCAGCGAGGGCACTTACCACGCTACTCAAATGATAGAATATGGAACGAAGGTTATCGGAGGCGTAACTCCGGGAAAAGGTGGTCAGCTGCACATTGATTTGCCTGTTTTTAATACAGTACAGGAAGCTGTAGACAAAGCCGGTGCGAACGTTTCTATTATTTTTGTACCTCCGGCTTTTGCCGCTGATGCAATCATGGAAGCCGCTGACGCAGGCATTGGCGTTATTATTTGTATTACAGAAGGAATACCGGTTCAGGATATGATAAATGTCAAAGAATTTCTGCTGGATAAAAAATCGCGGCTTATCGGACCAAACTGCCCGGGCATTATCACACCGGGTGAAGCTAAAGTAGGCATCATGCCGGGATTTATACATAAACCGGGCAAAGTGGGAATTGTTTCCCGCTCGGGAACTCTGACTTACGAAGCTGTTGACCAGCTTACACGTCTGGGTTTAGGACAATCTACGGCTATTGGTATTGGAGGCGATCCTATCATTGGTACCACCACAAAAGATGCTGTGATGCTTTTTATGGAGGATCCACAAACCGAAGGTATTGTGCTGATTGGTGAGATTGGCGGGAATATGGAAGCAGATGCCGCCGAATGGATAAAGTATAATTCGAAAAAACCGGTGGTGAGTTTTATTGCCGGCGCTACAGCACCTAAGGGCCGTACTATGGGACACGCAGGTGCTATTGTTGGCGGTAAGGCCGATACTGCCGAAGCGAAAAAAGAAATTTTACGCGATGCCGGTGTATATGTAGTGGATTCTCCTGCCGACATTGGGAAAAAGATGCTGGAACTGCTGAACGGAAAATAA
- the porQ gene encoding type IX secretion system protein PorQ, with the protein MKIRKLLFLSLLFISLAGRAQIGGSHTYEFLNLPNSARISAMGGNFLAIKDDDITLALANPSIIDESMHNHLALSIVDYFSDINYGFAAYSRTFKKVGSFAATMQYINYGHFIEADEFGQTYGNFSAGEYALNIGWGRKLDPHFLIGANLKLVYSGLEKYSSAGIAVDVAGSYYHEKGNFMTTLLFRNIGRQLTSYTKGNPESLPFEIQLGLSKQFSHLPFRFSILFDHLEKFDLTYSDPNNPTPLVDPLTGDSIKENKLGKFADKAMRHLVIGGEFFPTKNFSIRMGYNYQRRRELRVEGKKGIVGFSFGFGFRVSKFNFSYAWAKYHPGGAPNTFTISTNIGAFGKKK; encoded by the coding sequence GTGAAGATTAGAAAACTGCTATTTCTCTCACTCCTGTTCATTTCGCTAGCCGGTCGTGCCCAGATTGGCGGAAGCCATACTTATGAATTTCTGAATCTTCCGAATTCAGCACGCATTTCAGCCATGGGCGGCAATTTCCTGGCTATTAAAGATGATGATATTACGCTGGCCCTCGCCAATCCGAGCATCATTGATGAGAGCATGCACAACCACCTTGCATTGAGCATTGTCGATTATTTTTCCGATATCAATTATGGATTTGCAGCATACAGCCGTACCTTTAAAAAGGTAGGCAGTTTTGCAGCCACTATGCAGTATATTAATTACGGTCATTTTATTGAGGCCGATGAGTTCGGACAAACCTATGGCAACTTTTCTGCCGGTGAATACGCACTGAATATTGGCTGGGGACGCAAACTGGATCCGCATTTTTTAATAGGCGCCAATCTGAAGCTTGTTTATTCGGGACTTGAGAAATACAGCAGCGCCGGTATAGCCGTTGATGTTGCGGGCAGCTATTATCATGAAAAAGGAAATTTTATGACCACACTGCTGTTCCGCAATATAGGAAGGCAGCTTACATCATACACTAAAGGCAATCCCGAATCGTTGCCCTTCGAAATACAACTGGGTTTATCAAAGCAGTTCTCGCATCTGCCTTTTCGTTTTTCAATATTATTCGACCATCTCGAAAAATTTGACCTAACCTACTCCGACCCCAATAATCCTACGCCATTGGTCGACCCGCTTACAGGCGATTCTATTAAGGAGAATAAACTGGGAAAGTTTGCCGATAAAGCCATGCGTCATTTGGTAATTGGTGGTGAATTTTTCCCGACAAAAAATTTCTCGATTCGTATGGGATATAATTACCAACGCCGCCGCGAACTCAGAGTTGAGGGAAAGAAAGGAATTGTAGGCTTTTCATTCGGGTTCGGATTCAGAGTTTCGAAGTTCAACTTCAGCTATGCCTGGGCCAAATACCATCCCGGAGGTGCACCCAACACCTTTACGATAAGCACCAATATCGGAGCATTCGGCAAGAAGAAATAA